The following are encoded in a window of Diorhabda sublineata isolate icDioSubl1.1 chromosome 5, icDioSubl1.1, whole genome shotgun sequence genomic DNA:
- the LOC130443852 gene encoding mpv17-like protein → MANNFVNNIKKIISRNRLMLVQSIEVTALMSAGDLITQTIIDGKSLNEINFKRTIKFGSLGAFIVGPSTSAWYKFLARTVNAKDPYAPIKKMLIDQLIFAPGMLPIVMTAVEMYVNSFTWEHTKQQIRDKYFDILITNYQVWPLVQFVNFKFMPLRYQVLLAQTVGLFWNSYLSWKTVSKV, encoded by the exons ATGGCGAACaattttgtgaataatataaaaaaaattatatcaagaaATAGACTTATGCTGGTGCAATCCATTGAGGTAACTGCGTTAATGAGTGCTGGAGATTTAATTACTCAAACAATAATAGATGGAAAATCTCTcaatgaaattaatttcaaaagaaCTATAAAGTTTGGTTCGCTAGGCGCATTTATAGTG gGTCCAAGTACGTCAGCATGGTACAAATTTTTAGCTAGGACCGTCAACGCGAAAGATCCTTATGCACCGATTAAAAAAATGCTGATTGATCAACTTATTTTTGCACCTGGAATGTTACCGATTGTCATGACGGCTGTGGAAATGTACGTAAATAGTTTTACTTGGGAACACACAAAGCAGCAAATAAgagataaatattttgacattctTATTACTAATTACCAAGTATGGCCTCTTGTACAATTCGTAAATTTTAAGTTTATGCCGCTTCGTTACCAAGTATTGCTTGCACAAACTGTTGGTTTATTCTGGAATTCGTATTTATCTTGGAAAACAGTTAGTAAAGTGTAA
- the LOC130444343 gene encoding mpv17-like protein yields MAVRHIIQKVLKNPLLVSQAFQVSTLLCTGDLLGQTVVLRKPINEIDFRRTLKVGLVGLFIIGPTVSTFFRVLAVTISNKDPYVGLKKMLIDQLVFVPFILIPLFVTSINIFVNGNSWEKTKEEIKDKYKDIMKTNYKIWPFVQFVNFNYVPIAYQVLVTQSVAVLWNTYLTWKTVRINKPEPKK; encoded by the exons ATGGCCGTTAGACACATCAtacaaaaagtattgaaaaatccGTTATTAGTAAGTCAAGCCTTCCAAGTGTCAACATTACTATGTACTGGAGATCTCTTAGGTCAGACAGTAGTTCTAAGAAAgccaataaatgaaattgattttaGGCGAACTTTGAAAGTTGGATTAGTAGGTCTCTTTATAATC GGTCCGAcagtttcaacatttttcagaGTATTGGCTGTTACTATAAGTAATAAAGATCCTTACGTTGGTTTGAAAAAAATGCTGATAGATCAATTAGTATTTGTACCTTTTATATTGATTCCGCTTTTTGTAACAAGCatcaatatatttgtaaatgGAAATTCTTGGGAAAAAACGAAAGAGGAAATAAAAGACAAGTACAAAGATATAAtgaaaactaattataaaatatggcCATTTGTGCAATTCGTAAACTTCAACTATGTACCAATAGCCTATCAGGTACTTGTAACACAATCTGTAGCCGTTCTTTGGAATACGTATTTAACCTGGAAGACTGTACGCATAAATAAACCGGAACCTAAGAAGTGA